The Oncorhynchus mykiss isolate Arlee chromosome 17, USDA_OmykA_1.1, whole genome shotgun sequence genomic interval tgtaagtctcagAAGTCTCTTTTATTGGGTGTTCTATGAAGCTGATAAGTTATTCTATGTATTGATTGGGTGTCTGTGTATCTTTCCAGATAGATGGTGTAATTGATGATATCATCAGCCTTGAATCAAGTTTCAGTGACGATTTCATGACATTAATTGAATTGGGGCTACAGCTGCCTAGTACAGTATGTGGAAATGTGTATTTATCAGTGTTTTTGTCCATTGCACTTGGGCTAATCCAATCATTCAGTGAAATGCAATTAACAACCAGCCTGTCATTCTTGGAATTATCTTGCTATATCTGTTGTCTTTGTTGATATTCTCAAACTGGATTTCGGTGGTGCTGTAGGAGTAAACATACACTTCTGGCACTTCACTAGGACTCGTCAAGCCAGTGTTGTCTGGGTGGGGTAGCaaccaggagagaggagagtaggacaAAGCATGCAGGGCATGGCAGCGTGTGAAGTTGGAATGGTGGACAATGTAAAGAAGGTTCTGAAAATTCTGCAACTATTTTAACAGTCAAGTTGTTATTGCGCCCGGCATCAGAAAATTAGGATTTTGGTTTTGCTTCAGGAGCATGGGGGGAAAAAAGCGAGAACATTGAGGTAAATCAATCGTGTTGTAAGGTAGCAAAATGGCATTGTTAAGGAGAATGGACATTTAGCCATTTCTCTCACATTTATCAGGATTTATAGCCTACCTCAACACTTATCAGATTTGTTTGTTTCAAATGCGCTAATGCTTTTGGATAACTGTTAATCGAAGGTTCTACAAGGTTATTAGGCCTATACGAAATTGCGATGACTTGCTAGAAGTTATGTTCTTTATAAGCCAACCAACCTGTGATATAGTAATTTAGTATCCTTGTAGGTcaaatatagtacagtaatacaaTATGGTGTAGCTTATACATGTTCTATTTCTACCAGGATAGTTCTTACAAGAGATGTTAGTACATAAACatgttattttaattttatttttaaaaaaatacaggGAACAGTGCACAGTAAATGTTTCAGTAAAAGTGTCGGTTTttgccagccggctaattttcaaccgcagtccctgggcaggttattaaaagcaataacaatacagacaaacagtgagcacatgcagagcaacataggacaagcaacacataGCACGCAGACAGCAACATAACACATAAAGCAATAAAACAAAATACAGAAAAGCAGCAAGtagtttccacacctcacaagctacagacaacataaagatttttttaaattagattttttggGAATATAGGGTGTTGAACTACCATTATCCTTTTGTTTTGACAGTTATGATACTtaaatagtatagtatagtatagtattctGGTACACAAAGGATAAGAAAATgtaatacaatacaaaatgtgaATTAATTAATTTTAGTTTAATTCGTTTCCTCAAGAAGCTCATCCAGGTTGTTAGTATTCAACATTGTTTGCTTTGTTGTTAATGCAGGGGTTTCCCTGTTTCTTACAGCTCCCCTGGAACCTCCTGGAAGTTAACCATAGTCCTGGAATGGCAGTACCTACCCACACTGTCAGCAACTCCTGCCCTGTGGATCTAACCAATATTAAAAGGGAATACTCTGGTATAGTCTTTTTCCTTTACTAGGCCCCTGATCCTTATTTTATATAGCTCTGGAGATGAGCATGTTTGTTTGGATTATACACTTCTTATGTAATGTCCTAAGTAACTTTCCATTTTATTGAGAGGGGAAGGTTCAATTGTAACTTGTATAAATAGTAAGATAATTGGTTTTTAGATTGCACGGCAGCACCTCCAAAGTATATGTTATGTTTAAGATGCAGATAACAAAGCTcgggtgaaagagagacagaagaaagaCAACCATAACCTCAGTGAGTCAAAGCTTTTTACTCACTTCTGTATTGTTCTTACCCCACTATGATGCTAGCCAACTCTTGTTCCTCTTGGAGTGGCAGTGAGTTTAATTTCTCAATCTCTTTGTCTACATGGTTTCTCTTGACAGTTGAGAGGAAGCGGAGGTTTAACATCAATGACCGCATAACAGAGCTGGGGTCCATAATACCCCATTCAAGGGACTCGTGAGTTTGTCATTCTTTAATTCTTATTCAGGACATTTACTTTGGATGAATTAATCAGTTGTGCTATTGACACAAAATAATTATAGGAAATCTCAATTACAGTTATTATTTTGGCCATGAAAAGCAATATTCAATTTGGAACAGATTTGATATTCCTCTTTAACAACCTTCTCTCATGGCTGTAGGGAGTTGCGCTGGAATAAGGGCACCATTCTGAAGGCCTCAGTGGACTACATCAGGAAGCTGCAGAAGGAGCAGCAGAGAGCCAAGGAGGTAGAGATGCGTCAGAAGAAGCTGGAACATGCTAACCACTGCTTGATGCTGCGCATCCAGGTCAGTTTTTGGAGAAAAAAGTAAGAAATGctatcataaaatgtatttagtgATTGCTACTAATGTTCCCTTATTtctgttattgttattttgtgaaGGAGTTGGAAGTGCAGGCTCAGCTTCATGGACTCTCCAGCCCGATGTcctatggtctgagttcagacccctccttcccccagcagCAGCACCTTCAGCAGGGAGGTCATATACTTGGGCCCAGAACTGGAGTAGCCTGCTCCCAAACCTTTCTCAGCCTGGGTGATGCAGCCATGGCACAACCCATCCctacctccttcctctctccaccctcctctgaCTCCCCTGCGGGTGTGACCATAGGCAGCCCCCTCGACCTGGGCAGTCTGCGCTTTGCCGAGCTGGATGACCCCTCCAATGCTGGGCTGTTCCCAGGCGTGGGGTTGGGGGACATTGTCATGGATGAGGGGTGCACACAGTCCCCTGAGAGGGTGGACCCACTGTTTTTTGTGTCACCAGGTGCCTCAAAGACCAGCAGTCGTAGGAGCAGCTTCAGCATGGAGGAGGACTTGTAAAGGGTCTTATTAGCGTCAAGCTGATCGAGAGAGAAGGGATTTAGGGAATGAGAGGGctagggaaggaggaggagcacaGGAAAATAAGAGCCCCCAGTTAAAACACTGCATATGGCACTGGACTCTGCTTTAAAACAAACAGCCAATCGTTTAACTAAACAGGACTTTGATCTGAATCATGCATCAGTACAAAATAAATGACAATCCTTTCCTCTCTTACCAAGTTAATATCGGTCCCTGATCTTAGAAAAAGAAAAAAGCTTTTCGGTACATGAATCAATAGTAATGCAATCATTTTcaaatagaaaatagtaaaattagTTTTTGGATATGGACTATGGACATTGATTTTTGTTCTGTTTCTTGCAAGACTCAACTCAACCAAGAGTTCCCTGTAGAGAAATTAAAGAGGAAATAGTGGTGGTTTAATCAAGTACGTTATTGGTCCTTATAGAGCGTATACTTTGTGCACTTTGCAACTTTTGTGAGAGCAATGAGGTTCTTGTATCTATTTAGTGAAACTGGCATGAACTACATAACGGGTGTGCTATTGAATTGAGATATTTTTTAACTGACTTGAATCAGGATTTGTTAGCTTAAAGTCTGTCTATTTTTACACATCTCGGAAGGTTTGTCtaaaaaaacatatttgataacctgtaaaaaaaaaaaaaaatctagatttACTGTATCTTTAATTTACTTTCAAAACATGTTGTTGTGACTTTTTCTGTTGTCTATGCATTTACTTTTAACGCTTTTGTCTGTTGAATGGTTGTACAGCTGGCCAGTAACTCAACTAACAATGaccaagagaaggagagaagtaaAACAAAAGCTACTGCAGCTAGTTAGCCAAAGCAGGTCACCTTTCACAGAATGGTAATATATTTAAGTCATAATATGGGTGtgttatatattgttatatagtAAATGGACGTATAGCTTTAACGTATGTTAATCTCTGAAACACTGCATGctacatgtgtgtttgtgttgcaaaAACATGTACTGGGTTGTATGCAGTAATCTATTTCTGAGATGGTCATTTGTGATGATATGATAATGTTAAATAAGATTTATATAGCTGGTTTCCAAGGCCAAGTCACATAGACTTGGCCTCTAACtctttttttacatgttttatttttttacctttatttaactaggctagtcagttaagaacaaattcttattttcaatgacggcctaagaacagtgccTGTTCAGATTTGAACTTGAACCTttaagttactagtccaacgctctaaccactaggctaccctgccgctactTCCACTACCTTTTCCTTAGTCCTCTAATCTGAAAATGTGTATGGTCATGGGACTGTCTAACATTCCCCATGTTTTTCCCAGAGACTGAAATCTGTATATGGTTATCACTCCTCTAGCCTTCATACTCTTTCTTTAATTtgtattgacaagtttttcaaaGAAAAGTACATTCATTACCTGTATATGTTTAGGAatttgtttccatgtctgttttaTCTATTGCCATTGATGCTTCCCAGATGCTTGTCATTCTTGAAACAATTGTGCCTTTCCTCCATGTCAAGGAAGATCCCTGCAGTGTACTCTCCTAACGCAGGCTTTTTTTTCTGGAGATGAAAATGTTTGAGACAAACAATGCAATATCTATCTGATTATCTGTTTCTATTGCAAGTTgtagtgtttgtttgtgtcaatTAATCCCTTAAAAGATGGGTTGCCAACTGGCGATTTGACACACAATTAAATTTTTTCATTCATTGTCTGTGACTTGAATGTAGCTGTGGTTTGATATGAGATCCTATAATTTGAATcatttagaaaaaatatatatttttgttctgatTTTCAGTTATGGTTCTGCTTTTACTGGAATGCAAACCTCTAACAGCCTTAAAGGGAATATATTGTTGTTGGACACTTTTATATTTGAATGTGTATTGAATTACTAGCTTTTTCTATGCTCAGATAAGTAACCTGTCTAAATCTACACTATTGTCTggtgtgtttgtttattttaaaCTAAATAAAAATCAGGAAAAAATATTTCCCTATGTTGAATGCTTTTCACTGCAGTGATGCAATTACAGTTTCATGCTTGGTCTATTTAATCACGATATTTCACAATGGAAAAAGGGTTTTCAGAGTGCATTGTGTCTCTGGTTGGGCTTCATTGTTCCAAATATGCTTTTCTTGCATAACCTCTGCTTTCTCAGACTGGCCCTTGGATTTGGAATGTATTCAATGGGTAAAAGCAATATGGTAGTGTTGTGGTTCCTCCTAGCTTTGCAGGAGCTTTGTACTGGATTTTCGCAGATTGCATGACAGAGCTAGGAGGCTTAAAGCTTTATTTCCCCCCAACTACTGTAATAAAATTAAGGTGGGGAGTGTACAGTGTAATCACCTAAAAATATACATATTCAATACATGAGTGCAATTGTCCAGAGAGAGTGTTTCTGGTGATTCATTTGAATGACTTAATGGCTTTTATTCCATTATAAATAATTTTTTCTTGAATATCAAGGATAGCAACACAAATTTTCTGTAAATTCTgttaatgtaaacttctgaatatCAAACCATACTGTAAATGTGCCCTATCCTGCCAATATTTTACATGAGTAGAATTCATACAGTCGATTGTCCATAATATTACCATCCTTCTATTAACATTGTATTTTTGCTTGTCCTTTCAAATGCTGATGCCTTCCTTGCTGCCAAGAACTCCAGATAATTTACCACACCCCCACCTCACTCACCACTTTGCTCTGAAGTAAATGTACATTTGTATATGAGCAGATTTAGGGTTTAGTTAATCACTACTCTCAATTAACTATACTTAGAGTGCAGTGGTACCCTCTCTTTCAACAGTCTCACTCCCTATCAGCAATAAAGTATCACCGAGTTGTGTGTATGTGGTTAGCTCTCTTTCACCTTGTGGTCCACCTTGAGCCATTGGTTAGAAAAACATGTTGCCAGTGCAGATTTAGAAATGCAAAGAACCAAGTAGACTGTCAGTTCCCCCAAGATCTAAATTAAATGTCATTACAGCAGATTCATTTCTGTCCTTTGAGTTTGGCCCTACACCATCTCTACAATCTCTGACTCTTGACAGTGTTCATAATCGTTTGACACTAACCAGGTTAGTGGAAGAGCATTTGTAAGATCTCCATGCCTAGATCCACACACTCTGTGGCTTGCATGCAGATATCACAGACACAGCACTCAAAACCTGAAACAACACACGGGCAGCAGTGGGCATCCAGACACCCACAGCAGGCACAGTGATGGGTCATGTCCAGCAAAGGTTCCAGGGAATCAGGCTGACAGCAGCACACTGGAGCAAAGGGAGGAACACAGGGATGAGGCACAGGCATGGCATCCTTTCCCCGTGGCCAGTAAACAGTCCCAAGGCTGAGAGAAAAGACATTCCAAGAGAATGGAGGCACATAGGTCTAAGGATGTGAAAAGACAGGAAGCAGGGAAACATGGATTGGAAGGCATTTGTAAAGAGGAAAGTACAAAACTATAAATGCAAAACTACATTTAAATCTGGAAGTAATTTGTTTCTTCACGTTCAGAAAAGGCTCTCACCATCTCC includes:
- the LOC110494570 gene encoding transcription factor E3 isoform X2 — its product is MSSRLLLRQQLMREQAQEQERQEAQEQASVAQLRATDSTPAVAVTLPPIAARPLSAQVPVEVLKVQTHLENPTKFHIQQSQRQQVKQHLSATLCNKVAIQTLGVSPLALSSSAPEMDPIARSVTNSSMASHNLGSNKEELPWNLLEVNHSPGMAVPTHTVSNSCPVDLTNIKREYSDNKARVKERQKKDNHNLIERKRRFNINDRITELGSIIPHSRDSELRWNKGTILKASVDYIRKLQKEQQRAKEVEMRQKKLEHANHCLMLRIQELEVQAQLHGLSSPMSYGLSSDPSFPQQQHLQQGGHILGPRTGVACSQTFLSLGDAAMAQPIPTSFLSPPSSDSPAGVTIGSPLDLGSLRFAELDDPSNAGLFPGVGLGDIVMDEGCTQSPERVDPLFFVSPGASKTSSRRSSFSMEEDL
- the LOC110494570 gene encoding transcription factor E3 isoform X1, encoding MSSRLLLRQQLMREQAQEQERQEAQEQASVAQLRATDSTPAVAVTLPPIAARPLSAQVPVEVLKVQTHLENPTKFHIQQSQRQQVKQHLSATLCNKVAIQTLGVSPLALSSSAPEMDPIARSVTNSSMASHNLGSNKEELPWNLLEVNHSPGMAVPTHTVSNSCPVDLTNIKREYSDADNKARVKERQKKDNHNLIERKRRFNINDRITELGSIIPHSRDSELRWNKGTILKASVDYIRKLQKEQQRAKEVEMRQKKLEHANHCLMLRIQELEVQAQLHGLSSPMSYGLSSDPSFPQQQHLQQGGHILGPRTGVACSQTFLSLGDAAMAQPIPTSFLSPPSSDSPAGVTIGSPLDLGSLRFAELDDPSNAGLFPGVGLGDIVMDEGCTQSPERVDPLFFVSPGASKTSSRRSSFSMEEDL